DNA sequence from the Pseudomonas tritici genome:
TTCCACCCCGGTGGCCGTACCTCCTGCGATTGCCCAGGGTTACTCCAAAGCCCTGAAACAGGCGCGCAACGGTGAGCCAGGCGCCGCCCGCGTGTTGTACCAGCAACTCGGTCGGCCGGACCTGTCGCCCGAGCGCCGCGCGGCGTTGCACGCCGAACTGCCCAATTACCCTAGCCCTCAAGCCTTGAAGCTTGCAGATAAAGACCTGAGCAGCGAATCGGCGCTGGTCCGCGAGGCGGCCATCCACAGCATTGTCGGCCTGGTGCCCACCGGCCAGCGCACGCTGTTGCTCGGCCCGGTACTGGACGATCCCGAACAAGCTGTCCGATTCACCGCCGCCAACGCCCTGCTGGGTCTGTCCCCCGACACCCTGGGCCTGTACTTCGGGCCTTTGCAGCAGGTGCTGGATGAGTTTGTGAAAGAGCTCAAGGCCCAACCCGAAACGGCTGAAGGCTGGATTCAACTGGCGCGCCTGTACATTCACAGCGCACTGTTGCCGCAAGCACAAGATGCCCTGGAACAGGCCATGCGGCTGCAGCCGGACAACCTGCAAGCCGTGGTGGCGCAGATCGAGCTGCTGGATAAACAGGGCAAGACCGACGAGTCCCGCCAGCTCCTGGCGCGCCAATTGGCGGCGCACCCGGAATCAGCGTATCTGCAACACGCGTTGGGGATGTGGCTGCTTCACCATGGCGAGCGCCCCTATGCCCTGCTGGGTCTATCCAAAGCGGTGGAGTTGGAACCGGGCAATCAGGATTACCGCTACGACCTCGCCACCACCCTGCACGCC
Encoded proteins:
- a CDS encoding tetratricopeptide repeat protein, with translation MSKSRRYSIIGLCALLSIVLIWYFSRSTPVAVPPAIAQGYSKALKQARNGEPGAARVLYQQLGRPDLSPERRAALHAELPNYPSPQALKLADKDLSSESALVREAAIHSIVGLVPTGQRTLLLGPVLDDPEQAVRFTAANALLGLSPDTLGLYFGPLQQVLDEFVKELKAQPETAEGWIQLARLYIHSALLPQAQDALEQAMRLQPDNLQAVVAQIELLDKQGKTDESRQLLARQLAAHPESAYLQHALGMWLLHHGERPYALLGLSKAVELEPGNQDYRYDLATTLHAQQELEAAQRQLEEIIQRHPANRKARVLLVNYWKESGQLQNVQVLLAQLEQQNPDDPALQQGL